The following are from one region of the Gammaproteobacteria bacterium genome:
- a CDS encoding sulfurtransferase TusA family protein, whose protein sequence is MINAQHLVNSEEISRYEEAVKSYLGLQIDPDRFMSIRLQHGVYGQRQDGVNMMRVKIPGGTLNAAQLTAIADVLEQYVNHPVVHITTRQDIQIHYVPLEHTPAAMRRLADAGLTTREACGNTVRNITACPLAGVCPREHLDITPLMEGTVTHFLRHPLTQHLPRKFKMSFSGCEADCAQGMMHDLGAVAIKKDGRYGFKIMAGGGLGHKPHEAITVEEFIEEHDLLPSIEAIVSLHHRYSDRKRRAKARIKFLVDKFGVQGFIEKYKEEFARAKAALADKPRPAGVWTGGTPGEACGMGAPRQVFAQKQPGLHVFPVSIPIGDITGPQMRGIVKLMEDNGLQEIRATQDQNLMLLNVPEAAIPSIRTTIESLGLGEPKAGDDVVACPGTSTCRLGITSSKIIGTKISGGTADLRIRASGCHNGCAQPETGDIGIYGEGNRLHGKLVPHYQMYFGGDGRSAGGLALKGPSVPAARIETAITRVEETYAQDRDEGETFFHWTRRHGKEYFAELLQDLVKVAPEELSSVLHDHGEANDFKVLQLGGGECAGAAQEFVASHFAEATYERDCRNSFASQHKYLDALECGEAIGRLIGESLLFSSGRAALSGLPEIAAALQESLQQDAHLGAKLAEMASSIAQLKETFDEQEYAKLVAEQDAWIAQSAQACQRLDRQLNLTVSITAPAAKAKTAEVIDLSTYGCPLHYLKARNALNAVQVGDVVDFLLESGESTQQVASSLEGDGHRVLYKEDRGTTTRITVKKAAAAQSH, encoded by the coding sequence ATGATTAACGCACAACATCTCGTCAATAGCGAGGAGATCAGCCGCTACGAAGAGGCGGTGAAATCCTACCTGGGCTTACAGATCGACCCGGACCGCTTCATGTCGATCCGCCTGCAGCATGGCGTCTACGGCCAGCGCCAGGATGGCGTGAACATGATGCGCGTCAAGATCCCCGGCGGCACGCTGAATGCCGCGCAACTCACTGCCATCGCCGATGTGCTGGAGCAGTACGTCAACCACCCGGTGGTGCATATCACCACCCGCCAGGATATCCAGATCCACTACGTACCTCTGGAACACACTCCTGCGGCAATGCGGCGCCTCGCCGATGCCGGGCTTACCACGCGCGAGGCGTGCGGCAATACCGTGCGCAACATCACTGCCTGCCCGCTCGCGGGGGTGTGTCCGCGTGAACATCTCGACATCACGCCGTTGATGGAAGGGACGGTTACACATTTCCTGCGCCACCCGCTCACCCAGCATCTGCCGCGCAAATTCAAAATGAGCTTCTCCGGCTGTGAGGCCGATTGTGCGCAGGGCATGATGCATGATCTGGGCGCGGTGGCGATAAAGAAGGATGGGCGCTATGGCTTCAAGATCATGGCGGGCGGCGGGCTGGGCCACAAGCCGCACGAGGCGATTACTGTTGAGGAGTTCATCGAGGAGCACGACCTGCTGCCGAGCATCGAGGCTATCGTCTCCCTGCACCACCGCTATTCCGACCGTAAACGCCGCGCCAAGGCGCGCATCAAGTTCCTGGTGGACAAATTCGGCGTGCAAGGCTTTATCGAGAAATACAAGGAAGAATTCGCCCGCGCCAAGGCGGCTCTCGCAGACAAGCCCCGCCCCGCTGGTGTGTGGACGGGTGGTACGCCGGGCGAAGCCTGCGGCATGGGTGCACCGCGCCAAGTATTCGCGCAAAAACAACCCGGTTTGCACGTATTCCCGGTCAGCATTCCCATCGGCGACATCACCGGCCCGCAGATGCGCGGCATCGTCAAACTGATGGAAGACAATGGCTTGCAGGAAATACGCGCCACCCAGGATCAAAATCTGATGCTGCTCAATGTGCCCGAGGCCGCAATCCCGTCGATACGCACAACCATTGAATCGCTGGGCCTGGGCGAACCCAAGGCCGGTGACGATGTCGTCGCCTGCCCCGGCACCTCCACCTGCCGCCTGGGCATCACCTCCAGCAAGATCATCGGCACCAAGATCTCCGGCGGAACCGCTGATCTGCGCATCCGCGCCAGTGGCTGCCACAACGGCTGTGCGCAGCCCGAGACTGGAGACATCGGCATTTACGGCGAGGGCAACCGCCTGCACGGCAAGCTGGTGCCGCACTATCAGATGTACTTCGGCGGCGATGGCCGTAGCGCAGGCGGACTGGCCCTCAAAGGCCCTTCCGTACCCGCCGCACGCATCGAGACTGCGATTACGCGTGTAGAGGAAACCTATGCGCAGGATCGTGACGAAGGTGAAACCTTCTTCCATTGGACACGCCGCCACGGTAAAGAATACTTTGCGGAGCTACTGCAAGACCTTGTCAAGGTCGCGCCCGAGGAATTGTCTTCCGTGCTCCATGATCACGGTGAGGCCAACGACTTCAAGGTACTGCAACTCGGTGGCGGTGAGTGCGCCGGGGCAGCACAGGAGTTCGTCGCATCGCACTTTGCCGAGGCCACCTACGAACGCGATTGCCGCAATTCCTTTGCATCCCAGCACAAATACCTGGACGCACTGGAGTGCGGCGAAGCGATAGGCCGCCTGATCGGCGAGTCACTGCTGTTCTCTTCAGGGCGCGCTGCATTGTCTGGATTGCCCGAAATTGCGGCGGCGTTGCAGGAGTCTTTACAGCAGGACGCCCACTTGGGCGCCAAGCTGGCAGAAATGGCAAGCAGCATCGCGCAATTGAAAGAGACCTTTGATGAACAGGAATACGCCAAGCTGGTGGCCGAACAGGATGCCTGGATCGCACAATCCGCCCAGGCCTGCCAACGCCTTGACCGCCAGCTTAACCTGACCGTCTCCATCACCGCACCTGCGGCGAAGGCCAAGACCGCCGAGGTCATAGACCTGTCCACCTACGGCTGCCCGTTGCACTACCTCAAGGCGCGTAACGCGCTGAACGCAGTTCAGGTAGGTGATGTGGTGGATTTTCTGCTGGAATCCGGCGAATCCACCCAGCAGGTAGCCTCCAGTCTGGAGGGCGACGGACACCGCGTGCTCTACAAAGAGGATCGCGGCACGACAACGCGCATCACGGTCAAAAAAGCCGCCGCCGCGCAGTCACACTAA
- a CDS encoding phosphoadenylyl-sulfate reductase — MSLDTQLQQKIDATLALLKSIAADFQPVTFANSFGAEDMVLTDLIAKHAPTIGIFSLDTGRLPEETYKLMQEVRQRYNNIAITAYFPESSAVEEYIHSHGPNAFYDSVELRKRCCGIRKVEPLKRALTGKKAWITGLRREQAPTRKDLSNSEWDADNGLQKFNPLIEWTNGDVWNYIRHFEIPYNALHDKHYPSIGCAPCTRAITVGEDIRAGRWWWENPESKECGLHAKKAG; from the coding sequence ATGAGTCTGGACACGCAGCTTCAACAAAAGATCGACGCCACCCTTGCCCTGCTGAAAAGCATTGCCGCAGATTTTCAGCCTGTCACCTTCGCCAACAGCTTTGGCGCAGAGGACATGGTGCTCACCGATCTCATCGCCAAACACGCGCCCACCATCGGCATATTCAGCCTCGATACCGGACGCCTGCCGGAAGAGACCTACAAGCTCATGCAGGAGGTGCGGCAGCGTTACAACAACATCGCCATCACCGCCTACTTCCCGGAGTCGTCCGCCGTCGAAGAATACATCCACAGCCACGGCCCGAACGCCTTTTACGATAGCGTGGAGCTGCGCAAGCGCTGCTGTGGCATCCGCAAGGTCGAGCCATTAAAACGCGCCCTGACGGGCAAAAAGGCATGGATCACCGGTCTGCGCCGCGAACAGGCCCCCACCCGCAAGGATCTATCAAACTCGGAGTGGGATGCCGACAATGGGTTGCAGAAATTCAACCCGCTGATCGAATGGACCAACGGCGATGTGTGGAACTATATCCGCCACTTCGAAATACCCTACAATGCGCTGCACGACAAGCACTACCCCAGCATCGGCTGCGCCCCCTGCACACGCGCCATCACAGTGGGCGAGGACATCCGCGCCGGGCGCTGGTGGTGGGAAAATCCCGAGAGCAAGGAATGCGGCCTGCACGCCAAGAAGGCGGGATAA